The following nucleotide sequence is from Salvia miltiorrhiza cultivar Shanhuang (shh) chromosome 7, IMPLAD_Smil_shh, whole genome shotgun sequence.
CTCGTTTCTTTAAGAATAAGGTGTGATCTGAgttgctttgctggtacccaaacttcttcatggctgcggtgaatcttccaaaccaagctctgggagactgCTTGAGCCCATATAAGGTTTTCTTCAACTTGCAAACTTCACCCTCTCCAAAATCTCCTGAAAAACCTTGAGGCACCTCCATGTAGACTTCCCTCTCTTCTTCAAGCTCTCCATGTAGgaaagcatttgtaacatcgaactgatgaagatcccagtcCTTATTAGCAGCAATTGAGAGGAGCACCCTGACAGTGTTCATCTTTGCCACAGGTGAGAAGGTCTCCTCATAGTCGATTCCATACATCTGTGTGTATCCTTTTGCGACCAATCGAGCTTTGTAacgctcaatagatccatctggtcttcttttgattgtgaaaacccatctgcatcccacagttttcttcccttttGGCAACCGACACTTCTCCCATGTGTGATTCCGGTTTAGGGCTCCtatctctttcttcatagcaTTTCTCCAATGCTCGATCTTCAGGGCTTGCTCTGCTGTTTGTGgaatctcctcatcatataAGGCCGCTTCATAGGCTGTGGCATTTTTGGACAAGTTTCCCTTGGCGATATTCCCAATTGAGTATCGCGaattcctcacaattttctctGGGGTATACCGTTTAGGAGGTACACCCCGATTACTCCTGGGTGGTAGTACATATCTCCCAGTATCTCCATCTACTGTATTatcctcctgttcttcttcaATGACTTGAGAAATATTATCAGCAGAATCAGAAGCCACAATAGTAGGTTCAGAAGAtcttacctcagatatcagtgGCGGAGAAGATATAGGCTCATGCAGCGGACTAGATTGTTCTGGAGTGGATGAAACATGCTCGGTGGCAAGgctaactttttctgttgggtCTGCTTCCGGGcctggcattggtaaccaacttaacagGTCGATCTCACTCTCTTtctcactctccccctgactgttaaggtgggtactgtaaaaatactcagtttcaAGAAAGTCGCAGTTCATGGTGGTTGTGATTTGACGGGTTTTAGGATTGTAACATCTATACCCTTTTTGGTTAACACCATACCCGACAAACACACACTTAATGGCACAAGGAGAGAGTTTAGTCCGTTCATGCTTGGGAATATGAACGAATACGGAACTACCAAAAACTCGAGGTTGAAGAGTAAGAGCGAGAGGTATGGAGGCCATAGTAGACAATTTCTGTAATGGTGTTTGAAGTTTAAGAGTCCTAGTAGGGAGACGGTTAATAAGGTAAGCCGAGGTTTTCACGGCCTCGGGCCAAAACGAGGAGGGAACATgagactcaatcatcatagaaCGAGTCATTTCAAGTAAAATTCGGTTTTTTCTTTCGGCAACTCCGTTTTGTTCAGGAGTGTGGGGGCAAGTAGTTTGATGAATAATCCCTCTTTGTTGACAGAAGTCTTGCATGGATCGATTGACAAACTCCCCCCCATTATCGGTTCTAAGGGTCTGGATATGTttttgaaattgagtttgaatcaTTTTAAAGAAATGAGTGAACTTTTCGAAaacttgagatttatttttgagaaaatacacccatgtcatcctagtgcaatcatcaataaagagTAGAAAATATCTAAAACCTTGACCCCCCACAACAGGtgaaggaccccaaacatcagaatgaacaagagaaaatatggagtttacttgtgtgtcattaggcttaaaagattttcggtggcttttagctaaaacacaagtttcacaagataaattctcatcattttttattaatttaggaaataaaagctTAAGATACCCCATAGATGGATGCCCTAATCGACGGTGCCAAAGCCAGGTTTCCCGGTCagcagttccgtgagccagcatcaccttgccttgttgagctatctcatccacatagtacaatccatcccgctcagtgccacgcccaataatctcccccgtcctgatatcctgaagcAAACAGAAGTGTGGGTGCATTATCATGGTACAATTGAGCTCTTTTGTAACATGGCTAATAGATAAGAGTTTGTGTGAAAGAGACGGGACATAAAGACAATTTGAGAGACGTAAAGTAGGGGAaatttctatagttccggcTCCTTTAACACGAGTCAAATCACCATTTGCAGTCTGAACATGCGTACGATGTGATGTTGATGACTTAATaatatcagttttatcaaaagtcattgtatcagtggctccacaatcaaaaatccaccctTTATCTCTATCCCTATTATCACAAGAGGTTTGATATGCAGCGGAAGTATTTAGGGAATTTCTACATAATTGAGAGGTGTTTTTAGTATTATGTAGAGGTTTGGGGTGGTTTTGTAATTTATGGAAATCCAGGGGGGGTAGTTTGCATAAAGTGGGGCTCTTTTTGCAATTCAGGATAACCCAGGGGTGGTATTTGTAATACTTCAGAATTTGGGGACTTAGAGGGCAAGACATGGGGTATTTTGTGTAAATATGAGAAATTAGGAGGGTTTGGTGTAAAAACACCAAACCCTATACCTGAATTTTTAGAAGTTCCGCCTCCTTCATTCGGCCCTTCCCCATTCACGCCAATCTCCTTAATTCGGCCTCCTCCAATCTGCCCAGACTCCGGCGACCGGTCCACAGCCACCGCCACTGCTCTCTCCCCATTTTCGGTTTTTTCCTTCTCCTCGCCAACCTTGACGCCAACGGCAACGGCTACATCACCGCCGCCGAACTCGCCGGTTAGATGGCCAAGATGGGCCACCCCCTCACCTATCGCGAGCTCAGCGACATGATGCAGGAGGCCTCCCAGTTTCGATATGATCTGCTGATTGGGAATTGCTTTTCCAGATTGGTATTCCTTTATGATCTGTGGTTTCTCATTTATCACCTTGTCATGAGTAAGATTTTCTGAATCTTCATCAAGCTTCCTGGTGTTCAATGAGGTACTGCTGGAAGCAGCTTTATTCGTCCCCGCATTTGACTTTTTGACAGTCTCGATCTCTGCTCCGACGCGGCGGACAGCGTTGACGGCTTTCTCATCCTTGCGAGCAGCGGAGGTGGGCGCCTTCTTGCGGATGACTACCGGCTCCCAGTCCTGTGATATTCCAGGATGCAGGAGGCCGACACCAACGGCGACGGTGTCATCAGCTTGAACGAATTCGCCACCATCTTGGGCAAATCCGCATCGGCGGCGTTGGCCGCGAAGGCAGCGTCGGTGGGTGGCGGCGAGTCCGGCTTCGACCCCTCCCGATGATGAGACGTCGATGTCGGAGCGGTTGGTTGCCGGCTGCAAGTTTTGTAGTCGGGCGGCCTCCCTTCTCACTTTTGAGAACGCCGACTCGACTGAGGGAACGGGAACTTTCTTGAGAATGTCCCGACAAAGTTTGTCGTATCTCCCATCTAATCCAGGGAGGAACTGAAATAATCGGTGATTTCCGATCAGTTTTGGGTGCTTATTGGTTCCTTCTTCACACCAGTCGAGTGGATTTGGGTAAGTTCGATCCATTCTGTTGATTTGGTGAATTGGCTAggaatggtttttttttttttttttttttttttttttggattatgAACGATGATgattcgtttctgagttcctatggttgaacctgctctgataccatgttagaacatggtattatcataatgcatagagaaagaTAAAGAGAAGCAAATGATTGTTATTGTATTTCTTGATATTTTTCATTACAATCATCCTCTGATTTATAGTATAAGTGTACGTTTTGAAGAGCTACAAAGTCATACAAGGTAGCCGATCTTCAGGGATTTTGGTTAACTTTTGACTGAATTTGCTGCTATTTCTGACTTTGTTTTTCTGCTATTTCTGACTTTGTTTATATTTTCAACATGGCCAACTTCGAATATTTTCGATTCTTTAGATGTACGCATCAATTAAGACTACAATACAAACCACAATATAAATCTAGATCCATATTTTGGCTTAGTTATCACAAATCTAGATAAATATCAACTGAGATTGACATAGATACCTCATGAATAAACATCAATTGAAGGTCcatatcatataaaataattatataatacaaACCGTCATATTATTTTCATGGTTAAACAATATAAAAGGTCCGTACCATATAAACATGGTGGTTTAATATTCAAGATTTTGGAATTACGGTTGGGGAGCCCATGAGGCTCAAAACAGTTGCCGAACAGACAACTACTGGAGCACCTCAGGGGACACCTCAGGGtcatcatgttgtgttgcatcattctccacaacatgattgtggagcacgaaagtgaaggagcaaccaattggagagatgacgacgcggGACATGGGGCGTCTAGCAATGACTCGACAGAGAGTGATCGAGCAACCCCAGTttccttcgaggaatatgtgcaaagagatacccttctccgagataggcagttgcacgccgcgctccaatatgatttgatggagcatgcttgggcacgtttcggacctctagggtcggaatagttatttgtaggatttatttttattttattaagtttttatgtaatttttaggatttcaaaattaatgcaatttaaatttgaagtaaattgtgtgatttaaatttatgcaattaaacttaaatgaaaaatgaaaaaatcaaaactaaaaatatcatgtaggctatcatgtaaccccaatgcagcctctttacaccatgtggtccccccatCAAGTAAGCTATGATGTAAcaccaatgtggatgctcttacaAATTTCTACCTCCATCACTCCCTACATAAtgtcaatatatattttttatttgatatatattctGTACTTCCACATTAATTGGAGGGCATGTAGATTTTGTAACACCAAAAACGTTTCTCGTATTTTCATTGTGCATCCTACTCTGGACGAAACTACAAGTAAAGGAAAAGAATATCGCAAAATATAATCGAAATTCCAAATTTATGtagtaaaatatttaaataattgtagttttttttttgtttttttattcttttgtaGTGTCAAGAGCTATGTTACACCCTAACAAACTAAACTAGGTAGGTAATCTTTCTCACAACCTAACTCACATTATTTATTTGTTCTAATGTTATTATCAAATCATCACATACGAAAATTGTTAAAAAGATTTGAAAATCATTGAACTTGAGAGTGTTTGTCCTCGTAAAATATCATTGAACCTTGAGCTCTCATATATTTGTAAAAAGGGTGACATGGACGAAGAAAAACAAATGATAGAAGCTCATTCTTATTCCAAAAAGATGAATCCCTCAAAACATTAGACAATGTTACATCAGGCAAAACTATTAACACTAGACAAGCCTAGTCCAGCCTCCGTTGCCTTCACTTCAGTTGGCAATCGTTGTTTCGGCGAAGGCGGTCTTGTCATCGACAACCAGCGCCATCTCCATTTGTCGTGTAACCTCGTTCACGACAGCCTTCACACCCTGCGAAGGCCCATTGGCAGCTGAACTCTCTGGTTCAGCATGATCCAGTGGACCGGTCTGCCATATCCTAACAGTCCCGTCTTCAGATCCAGAGGCATAAGACTCACCTCCGGGTGAGAAACGAACGCAATGCACCGGACCATGGTGCCCCTTGTTGCACC
It contains:
- the LOC130993774 gene encoding uncharacterized protein LOC130993774, giving the protein MDRTYPNPLDWCEEGTNKHPKLIGNHRLFQFLPGLDGRYDKLCRDILKKVPVPSVESAFSKVRREAARLQNLQPATNRSDIDVSSSGGVEAGLAATHRRCLRGQRRRCGFAQDGGEFVQADDTVAVGVGLLHPGISQDWEPVVIRKKAPTSAARKDEKAVNAVRRVGAEIETVKKSNAGTNKAASSSTSLNTRKLDEDSENLTHDKVINEKPQIIKEYQSGKAIPNQQIISKLGGLLHHVAELAIGEGVAHLGHLTGEFGGGDVAVAVGVKVGEEKEKTENGERAVAVAVDRSPESGQIGGGRIKEIGVNGEGPNEGGGTSKNSGIGFGVFTPNPPNFSYLHKIPHVLPSKSPNSEVLQIPPLGYPELQKEPHFMQTTPPGFP